The stretch of DNA GCAATAAAAAGGAAAATTACCGTCGGATCAGTTGCGAACGAGGTTGTCCTTCCGACCACCGGGCGCCATCGACGGAACTAATCGCCACCCTCCGTTTCGGTACCGCCTCTGACTCCCGTCACAGTTTCGCTTCCGGACGTGACGACGTCGACGTCCTCCTGGTCGGTGAGATCCTTGATACGCTCTGCGAACTGCTCGGAGGACAGGATCTCGTGTTCGTTTTGCAGTCCCTGATAGACGGTGTAACACATCAAGACGAGGATGATCGCGAACGGGAATCCGGTCGCGATTGCGGCCGTCTGCAGGGCGTTGAGTCCGCCCCCGATGAGCAGCACGGCGGCGACTGCACCCTCGGTGATCGCCCAGAAGATCCGCTGGACCTTCGGGACGTCGTGCTTCCCGCCCGACGTCAGGTGGTCGATGACCAGCGAGCCCGAGTCAGACGAGGTCACGAAGAACGTGATCACGAGCAGGGTCGCCAGAAGCCCCGAAATGGCTCCGAGCGGGAACTGCTCCAGCATCGCGAACATCGCGACGGTCTGCCCGAACTCGTTGTAGGTCGCGAGCACCTGCCCGTTACCGACGATCGTGTTCTGCAGCGCGCTGCCGCCGAACGCGGCGAGCCAGAGCGTCGAGAACAGCGACGGGAGGAACAGCACGCCCATCACGAACTCGCGGACGGTCCGGCCCTTCGAGATGCGCGCGATGAACATCCCGACGAAGGGAGACCACGCGATCCACCAGGCCCAGTAGAACACCGTCCACGCGCCGACGGTACCGCCGCCCTCGCCCATCGTTCCGGTGAAGAACGCGAGCGAGAGGAGGTTGCCGAAGTACGCGCCGAGGCCTTCGACCCAGGCACCGAAGATGTAGAGCGTCGGTCCGACGATGATGAGGAAGCCGAGCAGAGTCAACATCAGGTAGAGGTTGATCGTGCTCAGCCGCTTGACGCCGCCTTCGAGACCGGCGGCGACAGAGAGCGTCGCGATGGCGGTGATCCCGGCGATCAGGAGCACCTGCGGCATCGTACCGGTGGGGATGCTCACGAGGCCCAGCATGTCGCCGAGGACGTACGAGAGCCCCGTGTTCACCTGCGCGACGCCGAGGCCGAGCGAGGTCGCCAGGCCGAACAGCGTCGCGAACACGGTCACCAGGTCGATGACGTGGCCGGGCCACCCGTAGATCCGCTCTCCGAGCAGCGGCCAGAAGATCGACCGGAACGTCAGCGGTAGTCCGCGGTTGAACGAGAAGAAGGCGAGGCCGAGTCCGACCAGACCGTAGATCGCCCACGGGTGGAAGCCCCAGTGGAAGAACGTCTGCGTCATCGCGGCCACGCCCGCCGCGCCGGTTCCCGCTTCAGCGCCGAAGAACCCCGGCACGTTCGAGACGTAGTACAGCGGTTCGGAGACGCTGAAGAACATCAGGCCGATACCCATCCCGGCGCTGAACAGCATCGCCATCCACGCGAAGTCGCTGAACTCTTTTTCTGCTTCGACGCCACCGATCCGGATCGTTCCGAATTTGCCCAGCGCGAAGTACAGTATCGTGACGATGAAGATGTTCACCGCCAGGAGGTAGAACCAGCCGAAGTTCCCCTCGAAGAAGCCGCGTACCGCGGAGTACGCTTGTGCGGCCTGATCGCCGAGAAGCACCGTCACGGCGATGAACACCGCGATCAACAGCAGCGCGACCGGGAACACGACCGGATGGATGTCGAACCCGAATCGCTGGATGTTCGTGTCACCGGGACTGCGGTCGGACTCCGGGTGGAACAGCTCTACCTGAAGCCCGTCGGACATTCCTCCGTCGTCACTGTCTGACATACGCTACCTCCGTTGCGCCGTATTGCCGTCGTATTTCGATCATGATTTTCGTACAGTCGGTTCGGATGTGCGGTTCGTCCTCCTCCCCCTGAACTGACCCGCTCCCCCGTTCCGTTCGGTTCTTTGTCTGTGCCGTCGATGACGGGAGTGTACCCACCGTCGCGTACCGTCGGTTGGGCCACTCTTGGGTGGAGTGTTACACAACCTCACCCATTAACAATCGTTGAGGTATATTAAACCTTGGGCAATATTCGCCGTGGAGCGACTGAGACGGGCGTTCTTCGCGGTCATCCCGTCCCTCGACGATGGACGAATTCCGTTTCAGCTGGCCGACGCGTTTATTGTTTGTAGGGGAGTGAGACCAACTACCGTGAGAATCCTCGACAGTCAACAAGACGAACGACTTCCGCCCGGAGGTCGACAGGAACCGGAAACTGCCGGCCAGGAGCGGGTCTAACGACGGCAGGTCGCCAAGGAACCATATCGTGTTAGATCATCTACGTGTTGTGGTTCGAGCGCTTCGTGTCGCCGCAGTTCGGATCGCCGAGCCACTGCGTGCCGACCCGGATAAATCTGGATTCCGGCTGTCGAGCCCGGAGACGAGTACGACCACGCTCGACGGCGACGTCGGCTGGGCGTCCCGGCCGCCCGCGCTACTCAGTTGCGGCCGGTGCGGTAGCGACGTCAGTCAGCACCACCCCCACGACGACATCGACTGCACGCGGTGCATCGCCGAGTTCGAGTACGACGAATTCCCGGAACTGGAACTTCAGCACTTCATCTGCCCGGTCTGTGGATCGGAGATGGAACACGGGCGACGACACCCGAGAGTCATCGACGTCCCCGAGTGGGCGACGTGTCACAGTTGTCGATACCACTGGGAGTTCAAACACGATTACTGAGCGCTCCGGTCACCCAGGACGACTCGCGTCCCCCGATCGTGTCAGACAGCGTCCCCGTGTGAAACGGTGGGTCCGGTCTCACCTGTCGCACTCCGTCGACGACAGTGTTTTAGTCGCTCCCGGTACCTGAAAGGACGTATGGTCAACGTGCCCGCGACCGCCGCAGCCGTCTTCGTCGTCGTGCTATTCGCCGTCGCGCTGCTCGCTATGGCGGCCGGAAACTTCTCTGTGGCCGGCGTTATGTTCCTGTCCGCGAGCATCGTCATCTACCTGCGAGAAAAGTGGTTGGTCGGGACCTGAAGCCGCCCGTTGGCTCCGAGTGTCCGCGGCTCGCGTTCTGCACGCACTCTCAGAGTTCTTCCATCTGCATCCGCTGGGTGATCACCGGCACCGTCGCGGTTCTGACGACCTTGTCCATCGTGCCGCCGAGGATGCCCCCGATCGTCCCGCGGTAGGCCGATCCCATCACGATCGCGTCCATCCCCTCGTCTTCGGCGTAATCGACGATCTCTTCGCTCGGTGCGCCGGTCCGCTGCACCGTCGTGCACTCGACGCCGTGTTCGTCTGCGACGTCCGAGAGGTTCCCCAGGACTTCGTCCCCGTACTCCTTGTACTCCTCTCGCATACTCTCTTCGTCGTCTCGTAGCGCCAGCGCCCGCGGCGCACCTGGCAGGTCGATGACGTAGAGTGCGTGCACCTCCGCGCCGAGTGCGGCGGCGAGTTGGATTCCGTGTTTTGCGCCCTTGATCGCCTCGTCGCTCCCGTCGTACGGTATCAGTATCTTGTCGTACATCGCTCCGAACCAATCGCACCGACACGACCCGTTTACAAATAACTTTCCGCGTTTCGAGGTGGGATCTCCCGTAGATCGCTCTCCCAGCGGGTGCGGCCGCTCTTCGAGGAGCTACTAGAGTAGTCACCACGGAGACCTATTTCGAGAGCAGTCAGTTCCGAGACTGGTATGGGGCCGATCAGTCGGCCTGTCCGGCCGCGCCGGCAGTGCCGGTCGCCTCGACCCCGGGGCCGCTCTCGATGGCGTCGACCAGAAGTTCCGCGACGTCGACGATTTCGATGTCGTCCTCGTAACCGCCCGTCTTCCGTCCGTCCTCGTACATCGTCATACACATCGGGCAGGCGACGACGAACTTCTCGACGGCGTCGCCGGCCTCGGTGTCTTCGAGCGCTTCCCGCATCCGCTCCTCGCTCGGTTTCGACTCCTCGTCGATGTCCATCCAGAGGCCGCCGCCGCCGCCGCCGCAACAGAACGACTCGTTGCGGTTACGCGGCATCTCCGCGAGCGTCGCACCCGTCGCTCTGATGAGGTCACGCGGGGCCTCGTACTCGTCGTTGTACCGGCCGAGGTGGCACGGATCGTGGTAGGTGACCGTGACGTCGAGTTCGTTGCCGCGGAGTCCCAGATTCCCGTCTTCGACCATCTCTTCGACCGCTTGGGTCCAGTGGAGGACGTCGATTTCCCCGTCCTGGTTCCACTCGCCGTCGTACTCGAACTGCATCAGCGGTTCGTCGGCGAAGTCCTCGTACTCCACCTCCGGGTACTCGTTTTTGAACGTGTTGTAGGAGTGGGGGTCCGTACAGATGATCTTCTCCGGATCGACCTCCTCGAACTTCTCGACGTGGTAGCCCGCGAGGTCGACGTAGAGGAACTCCTCGCCGAGCCGTCGGATGTCGTTGCCGTCGTACTTCTCCTCCTCGAAGAGGATGCCGTACTCCACGTCGGCGTGTTCGAGGATCTTCGCGAGCGACCGGGCGACCTGCTTGTTTCGCTCGTCGTAACTCGGGTAGTCGCCGACGTACCAGAGGTATTCGACGTCTTCCTCCCGGGCGTCGGTGACGTCGAAGTCCAGGTCCTCGGCCCACGCGGCGCGTTCGTCCGGCGGATCGCCGAACGTGTTGCCCATCCCCATGATGTTGTCGAAGGTGTCCTGGACGTTCGAGTCGACGTCTCCCTGGTCGGTGAGCTGTCGGTTCATCCGCGTGAACGATTTCAGGTGCTCGATGTCGACCGGGCAGGCGTCCATACAGGCCATACAGGCCATACAGGACTCCATCGTGGCGGCGTCGACGACGCTCTCGCCGCCGTCGGCGACGATGTCGATCTCTTCCGCGTCGCCGGCGTCGAGCGACTCGCGGTACTGCTTCAGATCGAGGATCACGTCCCGGGGATCCAGCGGCCGGCCCGAGGTCTCGGCCGGACACGCGGAGGAACACCGCCCGCACTTGGTACAGGCGTCCTGATCGAGGATCTCTTTCCAGGAGAAGTCGTCGATGCTCTCGGCGCCGGTGTCAGCGTCGAGGTCGGCCGGGATGCCCGGGAGCCGAGCGCCGGCCTTCTCGTCACGCGTCACGATGTTCGCGTACGACGAGAGCATGTGGAACGGTTTGCCGTACGGAATCGCGGCGATGAACGCGAACGCGAGCAGCGAGTGCGACCACCAGACCGCGGGGTAGATCGCCTCGGCGGTCATCTGGGTCATCCCCGCGATCGCGAACACGTCAGCGACGAACCACCCGACGAAGCTCACCGTCTCGAACTCGGGGAAGCCCGTCCCGAGGATGCGAAGCCCCTCCGTGACGTACCCGCCGACGCCGAGGAAGAAGAGCGCCCAGATGAACAGGTCGTCTTCGAGACTCGTGTGCTTGCCGTGGAGCCGCCACTCCCGCGCGGCGTAGCGCCGATACAGCGCGACGCCGACGCCGACGACGAACAGCAGTCCCATCGCGTCCATCACGAGCGAGTACGAGAGATAGAAGTCCCCCACGAAGAACGACTGTTCGGTGCCCACCAGGCCGGTGACCGGCTGGTAGATATCCATATCGATCGCGAGAATCGTCGTCCCGATGAGCAGCGTCAGAAAGCCCCACATAATGAACGCGTGCATTATGCCGCCGGTCGTATCCCGGTCGAAGAGCTTCCTGTTCGAGAGCACGATCCGCGCACTACTGACGATTCGATTCGGGAGGTCGTCGAGCCTGTCGAACCAGTCCGCCTGCCCGGCGGTGTAGCGGTCGACCCGCCGGTACACGCCGTAGACGAACACCAGGATCGTCAGGGCGGCGAGGACGTAGAACGCGATCTCGCCGAGGTGCCCGATGCCCCAGAACGTCGGTCTCGTTACGGTTCCTTCAGCAACCATTGTTGTGTATAGTTCGCCAATCTGGTCATAAAGCTTGGCACGAAGGGTGGATCGGTGCTCGGTGCTGACCGGGCTCAGCGGGTCGGCGACGCGCCATACCCGGTTTCCACCCCGTCGTGCTGAGTTCCGACGGTGGCCCTCGTCCGGTCACGTTCTGCCCGCGACCACGTCGTATCCCTCCGTTGATTGGTTGTGGTGTGCAGCGACGTCACCACAACTAAGCACCGTCCGATCGAATCCGGGAGTGACTATGAACGCACCCGCCCGATTCGACCATCCCGCGTGGACCGCTGGCGTCGCTACTGTCGTGAGCTACGGACTCGGACTACTGGGGCTCTTCGTCCTCCTGTTCGTCGTTCCGTTCGCCCTGTTCCTATTGCTGTGACGGCCTGACAGCCGTCGAGAGCGGGCCTTTCTCCGAGACCCGAACTGGACCCGATGGTCGGGACACTGGGACCGGCTGGTCGACCACCTGCCTCACCTGCTCGTTCCCTTGAGCGAACGTCCGCGGGCCCACGTAAAACGACGTGGAATATTGAGGGTGTGCTTAATTATCGTTAGATAAAGACTACGTAGACGTATGAAGGTCGGTGCTTTCAGCAGACAGGCGTGTAAAGCTATGCGACGCGACACCAACACCCAAGATGAACGAACCCCAAACTGAGGTTGTACATCGATGAGCTCAAACGAATTCCCATCGACGGCAGGTACCGTAGTGATCGGAGCTGGCATTGTCGGCAGTTCGCTCGTAGGTGAACTCGCAGATCGAGGACGCGACGACATCCTCCTGATCGATAAGGGGCCGCTCTCGGACCCCGGTGGCTCGACGGGCCACGCCTCGAACTTCATCTTCCCGGTGGAACACAGCAAGGACATGACCCAGCTGACCTCGGACAGCCGGGACATCTATCGCGAGTTCGATACGTTCACGAACTCCGGCGGGATCGAAGTCGCTCGCACCGAGGAGCGGATGGAGGAACTCAGGCGACGCGTCGTCTCCGCGAAGGCCTTCGGCGAGGAGGGAGAACTCCTCACGCCGGAGGAGGTCGAGGAACTCGTCCCCTACGTCAACACCGACATCATCAAAGGCGGGTTCTACAGCACGGGTGCCGGCACCTGTGACCCGCTCCGCGCCGGCGAACTCTACCGTCAGCAGGCCGAGGAGAAGAACGCGCTCCGAACGGCGCCGAACACGGAGGTCACCGACCTCCACGTCGAGGACGGCGAGATCACCGCCGTCGAGACCGACAAAGGGACCGTCCGGGCCGACGAGGTCGTCATCGCCGCCGGGCTCTGGAGCCCGGCGATCGCGGATATGGCCGGCGTCGACATTCCGCTCACGCCCGCCGTTCACCAGATGGTCTCTGTGGGTCCCGTCGAGCGCTTCGAGGACGGCGAGGGCGAGATCAACTACCCCGTCATCCGGGATATGGACACCCAGATGTACGAGCGGCAGCACGGCAACGACATCGAGGTCGGCTCCTACGAGCACCGACCCATCCTCTGGGACGTCGAAGACGTCCCATCCATCGAGGAATCGCCGCTGTCGCCCACCCAGCCGCCGCTCACCGACGACGCCTTCGAGCCGTCGATGGAGCACGCGCTCGAAATTATCCCGGACGTCCTCGACGACCCGGACGCCGGGATTCGTCACTCCATCGACGGGCTGCTCTCCGTTACGCCGGACGGCCACCCGCTGCTCGGCCCGATCCCCGAGGTCGACGGGCTCTGGTCCTGTGCGGCCATCTGGATCAAGGAGGCGCCCGCGATCGCCCGCGAGGTCTCGAAGTGGATGACGAAGGGTCACCCCGACATCGACATCGTCGCCCACGACCACGTCGCCCGCTTCGACGAGTACGGCGAGACGAACGAGTTCGTCAAGAGCCGCGCCCACGAGGGCTACCAGAAGATCTACGGCATCGTTCACCCGCGCGAGCAGTGGCAGTCCACCCGCCCCCTGCGGACGAGCGCCTTCTACAACCGCCAGGAGGACCTCGACGCGGAGTTCTTCGAGGCCGGTGGCTGGGAGCGCCCGCGCTGGTTCGAGTCCAACGCCGACCTCGTCGACAAATACGAAGATCAGATCGAGGACCTCCAGCGCCCCAACGAGTGGGACAGCCGCTGGTGGTCGGACATCATCCTCGGCGAGCACCTCCACCTGCGGAACAACGTGGGGATGATCGGCGACACGGGCTTCGGCATCTTCGACATCATCGGCAGCGACGCCTACGAGAA from Halobellus litoreus encodes:
- a CDS encoding BCCT family transporter; translation: MSDSDDGGMSDGLQVELFHPESDRSPGDTNIQRFGFDIHPVVFPVALLLIAVFIAVTVLLGDQAAQAYSAVRGFFEGNFGWFYLLAVNIFIVTILYFALGKFGTIRIGGVEAEKEFSDFAWMAMLFSAGMGIGLMFFSVSEPLYYVSNVPGFFGAEAGTGAAGVAAMTQTFFHWGFHPWAIYGLVGLGLAFFSFNRGLPLTFRSIFWPLLGERIYGWPGHVIDLVTVFATLFGLATSLGLGVAQVNTGLSYVLGDMLGLVSIPTGTMPQVLLIAGITAIATLSVAAGLEGGVKRLSTINLYLMLTLLGFLIIVGPTLYIFGAWVEGLGAYFGNLLSLAFFTGTMGEGGGTVGAWTVFYWAWWIAWSPFVGMFIARISKGRTVREFVMGVLFLPSLFSTLWLAAFGGSALQNTIVGNGQVLATYNEFGQTVAMFAMLEQFPLGAISGLLATLLVITFFVTSSDSGSLVIDHLTSGGKHDVPKVQRIFWAITEGAVAAVLLIGGGLNALQTAAIATGFPFAIILVLMCYTVYQGLQNEHEILSSEQFAERIKDLTDQEDVDVVTSGSETVTGVRGGTETEGGD
- a CDS encoding universal stress protein; the encoded protein is MYDKILIPYDGSDEAIKGAKHGIQLAAALGAEVHALYVIDLPGAPRALALRDDEESMREEYKEYGDEVLGNLSDVADEHGVECTTVQRTGAPSEEIVDYAEDEGMDAIVMGSAYRGTIGGILGGTMDKVVRTATVPVITQRMQMEEL
- a CDS encoding (Fe-S)-binding protein; its protein translation is MVAEGTVTRPTFWGIGHLGEIAFYVLAALTILVFVYGVYRRVDRYTAGQADWFDRLDDLPNRIVSSARIVLSNRKLFDRDTTGGIMHAFIMWGFLTLLIGTTILAIDMDIYQPVTGLVGTEQSFFVGDFYLSYSLVMDAMGLLFVVGVGVALYRRYAAREWRLHGKHTSLEDDLFIWALFFLGVGGYVTEGLRILGTGFPEFETVSFVGWFVADVFAIAGMTQMTAEAIYPAVWWSHSLLAFAFIAAIPYGKPFHMLSSYANIVTRDEKAGARLPGIPADLDADTGAESIDDFSWKEILDQDACTKCGRCSSACPAETSGRPLDPRDVILDLKQYRESLDAGDAEEIDIVADGGESVVDAATMESCMACMACMDACPVDIEHLKSFTRMNRQLTDQGDVDSNVQDTFDNIMGMGNTFGDPPDERAAWAEDLDFDVTDAREEDVEYLWYVGDYPSYDERNKQVARSLAKILEHADVEYGILFEEEKYDGNDIRRLGEEFLYVDLAGYHVEKFEEVDPEKIICTDPHSYNTFKNEYPEVEYEDFADEPLMQFEYDGEWNQDGEIDVLHWTQAVEEMVEDGNLGLRGNELDVTVTYHDPCHLGRYNDEYEAPRDLIRATGATLAEMPRNRNESFCCGGGGGGLWMDIDEESKPSEERMREALEDTEAGDAVEKFVVACPMCMTMYEDGRKTGGYEDDIEIVDVAELLVDAIESGPGVEATGTAGAAGQAD
- a CDS encoding GcvT family protein translates to MSSNEFPSTAGTVVIGAGIVGSSLVGELADRGRDDILLIDKGPLSDPGGSTGHASNFIFPVEHSKDMTQLTSDSRDIYREFDTFTNSGGIEVARTEERMEELRRRVVSAKAFGEEGELLTPEEVEELVPYVNTDIIKGGFYSTGAGTCDPLRAGELYRQQAEEKNALRTAPNTEVTDLHVEDGEITAVETDKGTVRADEVVIAAGLWSPAIADMAGVDIPLTPAVHQMVSVGPVERFEDGEGEINYPVIRDMDTQMYERQHGNDIEVGSYEHRPILWDVEDVPSIEESPLSPTQPPLTDDAFEPSMEHALEIIPDVLDDPDAGIRHSIDGLLSVTPDGHPLLGPIPEVDGLWSCAAIWIKEAPAIAREVSKWMTKGHPDIDIVAHDHVARFDEYGETNEFVKSRAHEGYQKIYGIVHPREQWQSTRPLRTSAFYNRQEDLDAEFFEAGGWERPRWFESNADLVDKYEDQIEDLQRPNEWDSRWWSDIILGEHLHLRNNVGMIGDTGFGIFDIIGSDAYENMERLCVASMDIDVGDAAYTPILAPNAGFVADLTVARLGKNHYRVITGGAHAGQDRTWFGNHLEGDAELIGRSSELCTLGVWGPNAEALMDSISEEPMTADSFDFAEMKEVTINGVTAKALRISYVGEFGWEIYAPMDRGQRLWDTIYEAGQEHNIRPVGTGVYGETGRMEKGYRLMGAELEIDYNPAEAGLTFHGVKDADFIGKDAYAEAIDEENTATLCTLSVTDHAPDGGEPRFMTGGEPILDQDGEVLIDDEGRRSYVTSAGTGPSVGKHLLLSYLPQEYAEEGQELQVEYFGQHYPVEVEVAGNGGVFDPENDRLFRNEY